The Streptococcus suis DNA window AAGCCTTTGAGAAAAGAGGACCTCTAATGTTTCAAACCTTTTTGGAAATAGCAGAGCAGTTAAACAAGCTAGGAATTACCCCCTTGTTAATGGGCTCAGTTGGTTTGGAAAGGCGCACAGGGAAGGACTGGCAGGCAGGAGATTTAGATATTCATGTTCCAAGTGATCCACGTGGCTGGGAAGCCACAGATGACGAACGGATCTATCGTGCTGATGAGCTGATTGTTATGATGAACCAAGTAGGTTATGTCCTAGTTGACCGTCACGAACATGAATTTCATAAAGATGGCTTATCTGTTGAGTTCGGAGGCCTACATTCACTGCCTGAATTTGCTGGTGTAGAGCTAGAAGATTTGGAAGAGATAGAAACAGCAGGTGTTCGCTATTACCTACCGACACTTGAACAATACCTGAAAATCTACCAAGCCTCTTCAAAAGATTCCTACCGAGCAGAAAATAACAATCAAAAAGACTTTGCCAAGATTGCTTACTTGGAAGAAGTATTGAAGTAGTCTGGTAATGCAAGAGGGCGAGCAAAGCGAGTCGCTCCGTGTGTCATCGCCGTAGTGAGAAGCTCCTTTGCTTTGCTAAGGAGCGGGGGAAACCATGAGACCTTAGGCTCATGGTTTAGTAATGAAACACCTTGGTGGTTGCTTACGACCCCACTACATAAGATGACACACAAAAAAGAAAAAACTTTTCGGAGAAAAAAATGTCTCAATTTAAAAATATTATCGTAACTGGTGGAGCTGGTTTTATCGGTTCCAACTTCGTACACTATGTTTACAACAACCATCCAGAAGTCCATGTGACTGTGTTGGATAAATTAACTTATGCAGGAAACAGGGCTAATATTGAAGCTATCCTTGGTGACCGAGTTGAGCTTGTTGTTGGTGATATTGCTGATGCTGAGTTGGTTGACAAATTGGCTGCTAAGGCAGATGCCATTGTTCACTATGCGGCAGAAAGCCACAACGACAACTCTCTCAACGATCCAAGCCCATTCATCCATACCAACTTTATCGGTACCTATACTCTTCTTGAAGCGGCTCGTAAATACGACATCCGTTTCCACCATGTATCAACAGATGAGGTTTATGGTGATCTCCCATTGCGTGAAGACTTACCAGGTCATGGGGAAGGTCCAGGAGAGAAATTCACATCAGAAACAAAATACAACCCATCATCTCCTTATTCATCAACCAAGGCTGCATCAGACTTGATTGTCAAAGCATGGGTGCGTTCATTTGGTGTCAAAGCAACGATTTCCAACTGTTCAAACAACTACGGTCCATACCAGCACATCGAGAAATTTATCCCACGCCAAATCACCAACATCTTGGCAGGCATCAAGCCAAAGCTTTACGGTGAAGGTAAAAACGTCCGTGACTGGATTCATACCAACGATCACTCGACTGGTGTTTGGGCTATCTTGACGAAAGGCCGTATGGGTGAAACTTACCTGATCGGTGCTGACGGTGAGAAGAACAACAAAGAAGTGCTTGAATTGATTCTTGAAAAAATGGGTCAACCAAAAGATGCTTACGACCACGTGACTGACCGTGCAGGACACGATTTGCGCTATGCTATTGACGCAAGCAAACTTCGTGACGAGCTTGGTTGGACACCACAATTTACAGACTTCTCTGAAGGATTGGAAGAAACGATCCAGTGGTATACTAACAACCAAGACTGGTGGAAGGCTGAAAAAGAAGCTGTTGAAGCTAACTACGCGAAGACACAAGAAGTGCTTAAATAAGAAATGGAAGGCTGGGCTTTTGTCCAAGCCTTTCTTAAAATAAGGAGTAGACATGATATTAATTACAGGTGCGAATGGTCAGTTGGGTACAGAATTGCGTTACTTATTAGATGAACGTGGTGTTGAGTATGTGGCTGCCGACGTAGCAGAAATGGACATCACGGATGCGGAAAAGGTTGATGCATTTTTTGCGGAAGTAAAGCCAAGTGTTGTTTACCACTGTGCAGCCTACACAGCTGTTGATATGGCTGAAGATGAAGGCAAGGAGCTTAACTACAAAATTAATGTAACAGGCTCTGAAAATGTTGCCAAGGCAGCAGCTAAATACGGTGCAACCCTTGTCTATATCTCAACAGACTATGTCTTCAACGGTGAGTTGCCAGTCGGTCAAGAATGGCAAGTAGATGACCAACCAGATCCGCAATCTGAATACGGTCGTACCAAGCGTTTGGGTGAGGAAGCGGTTGAGAAATTTGCAGACAAGTTCTACACAGTGCGTACGGCTTGGGTCTTTGGTAACTATGGCAAAAACTTTGTCTTTACCATGCAAAATCTTGCTCAAACTCGAGACACATTAACAGTAGTCAATGACCAACATGGCCGTCCAACCTGGACACGTACTCTTGCCGAATTTATGGTTTATTTGGTGGATACAAAGCAAGCATTTGGCTACTACCATTTGTCAAACGATGCGACTGATGACACAACTTGGTTTGACTTTGCAACAGAGATCCTCAAGGATACCAACACCAAGGTATTGCCAGTGGACTCTAGCCAGTTCCCAGCCAAGGCTAAGCGTCCTTTCAACTCAACCATGAGCTTGGATAAGGCAAAGGCAACAGGATTTGTCATCCCGACATGGCAAGAAGCCTTGGAAGAGTTTTATAAGCAAGGGAAGAAATAGGATAGAGGCTGGGCATAAAGCCCAGGGTCGCTTCTCAGAGTTCGTGTCAACATCTCAGCGCAGTGGTTGATTGGCTTTAACAGTCCAGTGGACTGTTAAAGGTTGGAGATAGGATTTGTGAAACAAATCTCTGAGGTTCGTGTTTTACACTCCAAATCTAACCACTACGGCTGATGGGAACGAGTTCGCTTCATTTCTAACCTCCAACAGTCACTACTCTGACTGTTGGAGCTGTGCGGGGGTGGGAGTTTAAAAGGTCTGGGAGACCTTTTAAAGTGGGAGATATAAGCTGACGGCAGTCAGCTCACATAAATTGAAGTCTGGGGATAGACTGTTTCAGCTCAACAACTCGAAACGAAAAATTGTTGACGAACTCTTTTTATTTTAGTCGAGTTCTTTCCCACTCCCAACGAGACGATTTTTCAAAAAGTCGTCTTCTTTTTTATAGTTGGGATAAATTGTCACAAAAATGAAAAATTGCAATATTGTTTAAATGCTCCAGATTGTGCTATAATTTATTTTACAGATTTAGTATTTTTATGGTTTTCCTAATGATCCAGTTATCGTTTGGTTGTGTTTTGAATATAGATTTGAATATGAGATTTGAGGAGGAGAAAGTGAAAAAAAGGACATTATTTTTCTTATCCGTATGCGCTGTCGCTTTAAAGGGATATGTTGTTCATGCAGATGCTGAAAATGTAACGCCTCAGAATGCTATTGTGGGAGTTGTAGCCAATACTAGCGGACAGCTATCGGTCGAGCAAGAAAATAGTTACTCGACTACTTTGGAGAATGTAACAGAGGAAACCGAATCAGGTTCAGAACAGCTTAACTCGACTAGCTCTACAGTAGTAAGTTCGTCATCTTCCATTGATTTACAGGTGGAGGAAGAGGTAAGGAGTAATTCAGAGGAAGCTGATAGTTCTAATCATGCTAGCACATTCAATCTTTCTGACCTATCCGACGGCACTGGGACATCCGGTGTTTCTGAACTATCCACTGACACTAGCACGTCCAGTTTTACGGCGTCTTCTACTAAAGCTAGTATTCCAAATCCGTCCACTAGAGCAAGTACTAAATCTGTAATTTCCAGTGTAACTGAAACAAGTTCATCAACTTCATCGACACAGGTTGGAACCAGTTTACGTTCGATGCCAAGGACAACTAGTCTTTCAGGTAATGTTTCGGTTTCGAATGTCAATGCCCAATCAGGTAGCTTTGATGTCCATGTTACTAATGTATCAGCTCCTCGAGGTTTAAGCAAAGTCTTGGTTCCTACTTGGACGGAAAGCAATGGACAAGATGACATCATTTACCATACTGCAGATCGTCAATCAGATGGAAGTTACAAAGTAACGGTTCCTAATAGCAAGCATAAGTATGGCACAGGTAAGTACAATATTCACTTGTATTATCGTGGCACCGATGGCAGTATGACCTATGTTGCTCAAACGACCACTACCTTACCAGAATTAAAGACAAGTGGTAATGTTTCGGTTTCGAATGTCAATGCCCAATCAGGTAGCTTTGATGTCCATGTTACTAATGTATCAGCTCCTCGAGGTTTGAGCAAAGTCTTGGTTCCTACTTGGACGGAAAGCGATGGACAAGATGACATCATTTACCATACTGCAGATCGTCAATCAGATGGAAGTTACAAAGTAACGGTTCCTAATAGCAAGCATAAGTATGGCACAGGTAAGTACAATATTCACTTGTATTATCGTGGCACCGATGGCAGTATGACCTATGTTGCTCAAACGACCACTACCTTACCAGAATCAAAGACAAGTGGTAATGTTTCGGTTTCGAATGTCAATGCCCAATCAGGTAGCTTTGATGTCCATGTTACTAATGTATCAGCTCCTCGAGGTTTGAGCAAAGTCTTGGTTCCTACTTGGACGGAAAGCGATGGACAAGATGACATCATTTACCATACTGCAGATCGTCAATCAGATGGAAGTTACAAAGTAACGGTTCCTAATAGCAAGCATAAGTATGGCACAGGTAAGTACAATATTCACTTGTATTATCGTGGCACCGATGGCAGTATGACCTATGTTGCTCAAACGACCACTACCTTACCAGAATTAAAGACAAGTGGTAATGTTTCGGTTTCGAATGTCAATGCCCAATCAGGTAGCTTTGATGTCCATGTTACTAATGTATCAGCTCCTCGAGGTTTGAGCAAAGTCTTGGTTCCTACTTGGACGGAAAGCGATGGACAAGATGACATCATTTACCATACTGCAGATCGTCAATCAGATGGAAGTTACAAAGTAACGGTTCCTAATAGCAAGCATAAGTATGGCACAGGTAAGTACAATATTCACTTGTATTATCGTGGCACTGATGGCAGTATGACCTATGTTGCTCAAACGACCACTACCTTACCAGAATTAAAGACAAGTGGTAATGTTTCGGTTTCGAATGTCAATGCCCAATCAGGTAGCTTTGATGTCCATGTTACTAATGTATCAGCTCCTCGAGGTTTGAGCAAAGTCTTGATTCCTACTTGGACGGAAAGCGATGGACAAGATGACATCATTTACCATACTGCAGATCGTCAATCAGATGGAAGTTACAAAGTAACGGTTCCTAATAGCAAGCATAAGTATGGCACAGGTAAGTACAATATTCACTTGTATTATCGTGGCACCGATGGCAGTATGACCTATGTTGCTCAAACGACCACTAATCTACCACAATCATCAGCTAAGGGGACAATTTCAGCTGAATTAGTTGATGCAACAAAGGGAACATTTTCTGTATCTGTTTCTAATATTGTTGGTGCGGAGCCTATCAAAGATGTAGAGGTAGCAGTTTGGTCAGAAAAGAATAATCAAGATGATTTGAAATCTTATAGCGCAAATCGTAAAAGTGATGGAACATACCATGTAGAGGTAGCCAAAGGACTACATAGAAACGATACAGGTACGTACCACATAGAAGTGTATTATCGATATGCAAATACTAGAGATTTAATCGGCTCTACGACAGTAGATGTTCCATCAACACGTTCCTATACAGTTTATATTGACCCAGGTCATGGGGGGGTAGATTCCGGAGCCTCTTATGGTGGAGTTTATGAAAAGAATTTGGCCTTATCTGTTGCAAATAAATTGAAAGCAAATTTAATTCAGTTGGGATATCAGGTTCTAATGACCAGAACAGCTGATTATAATGTTGATTTCAAAACAGAGCGCTCAAAAATGGCCAACCAAAGTAATGCAGACTTATTTATCAGTATTCACTTTAATGCGACAGGTTTAGCTTCTTCGAATGCCACTGGTATTGAAACTTATTGGTATCAATATGATCCAGAATATCAACCCAAAATTAATGCCGCGATGCATAACGATCCAACTAGATTAGCTGAAAGTGAAATCTTAGCTAATCAAGTTCAAACAAGTCTCATAAGCGGAACTGGTGCAGTCAATAGAGGTGTACGACGTGATACTTTTGCTGTATTGCGCGAAACTGCAATTCCAGCTATTCTTGTCGAACTTGGATTTATGGACAATCCATCTGATTTGCAGAAGATAAATCAGGATTCTTATCAAACGAAATTGGCTAAAGCTCTAGCACAGGGTATTGATAACTGGTATGGTGCTGTTGGAAGTAAACCCACATCAGGAACTTCTACACAGAAAAAGTCTACTGAACAAAGTCAGTTGACAACTAGTGAACAATCATTTTTCAAGAATATATTGCCTGCAATTCAGCAAGTTTCTCAAAAAAAAGGTATAGTAACGAGTGTAATGTTAGCCCAATCCATTCTAGAAAGCGGTTGGGGTACCTCTCAGCTGGCAAAAAATGCTTATAATATATTCGGCATCAAG harbors:
- a CDS encoding phosphoribosylanthranilate isomerase, translating into MFQTFLEIAEQLNKLGITPLLMGSVGLERRTGKDWQAGDLDIHVPSDPRGWEATDDERIYRADELIVMMNQVGYVLVDRHEHEFHKDGLSVEFGGLHSLPEFAGVELEDLEEIETAGVRYYLPTLEQYLKIYQASSKDSYRAENNNQKDFAKIAYLEEVLK
- the rfbD gene encoding dTDP-4-dehydrorhamnose reductase, which gives rise to MILITGANGQLGTELRYLLDERGVEYVAADVAEMDITDAEKVDAFFAEVKPSVVYHCAAYTAVDMAEDEGKELNYKINVTGSENVAKAAAKYGATLVYISTDYVFNGELPVGQEWQVDDQPDPQSEYGRTKRLGEEAVEKFADKFYTVRTAWVFGNYGKNFVFTMQNLAQTRDTLTVVNDQHGRPTWTRTLAEFMVYLVDTKQAFGYYHLSNDATDDTTWFDFATEILKDTNTKVLPVDSSQFPAKAKRPFNSTMSLDKAKATGFVIPTWQEALEEFYKQGKK
- the rfbB gene encoding dTDP-glucose 4,6-dehydratase translates to MSQFKNIIVTGGAGFIGSNFVHYVYNNHPEVHVTVLDKLTYAGNRANIEAILGDRVELVVGDIADAELVDKLAAKADAIVHYAAESHNDNSLNDPSPFIHTNFIGTYTLLEAARKYDIRFHHVSTDEVYGDLPLREDLPGHGEGPGEKFTSETKYNPSSPYSSTKAASDLIVKAWVRSFGVKATISNCSNNYGPYQHIEKFIPRQITNILAGIKPKLYGEGKNVRDWIHTNDHSTGVWAILTKGRMGETYLIGADGEKNNKEVLELILEKMGQPKDAYDHVTDRAGHDLRYAIDASKLRDELGWTPQFTDFSEGLEETIQWYTNNQDWWKAEKEAVEANYAKTQEVLK